AGGCTGCCAGGGTGCTTGGCTCCTTCTGAACCATGGACATGTAGTGCGCACACTCCAGGGCACTTTGGCTTTGTGTCAGTAAGTCGATTGCTGCATCTCCTCAGGGCCAGCATGACTGTGTGATCCACCAGCCGAGAAGCACGAGAGGCCTCACACAAAGCCTAAAGCAGGCCAGTAGAGCAGGGGCAGCAAGGGGGGCTAGGGCAGGACCTGCTGTTGCTCCATCTTAGGCCATGAATCACCCTGGTCTGGTTACACAACTGGCTCTGGCAGGGCCTTGTCTCTACTTGTCTCACTCTGCTGGCAGTTCAGTTGGCACCAGTAGGGCAGGGGGTTCTgctctgcagctctgtcccagggtGCGGAGGTTGCCCTGGGGAAGCACTGGCGACCGAAGGGCTGTGGAACTATCTCCCTGTGCTTGCTGAAGCCTTCCCATTTGGACAGAGTCACCCTGCTGGCTGATAGGAGGGGCCAGCTGCTAGAGggatgcagggcagggagagatgCTAGCACTCTGCCAACATTGCTCTGCAGTGCAAGTGAGGCCTTGAAGAAAGCAGTCCCTGGAAAACGAGGGCCCACCAGAGAGGGAGGTCTTCCCCTGGGAGTCCCATGTCAATGGGAAGGCAAAGGCCATATTGTCCCAGCACTATCTAACCCACAACTGCTTCCCTCATCACCACCCCAGCACTAAAGCTAATGAGATGCAACCCAGGGAGCATTCCCATGacttggtggggagggcagcccATAGGGATGAATGGGGCCAATGCACCACCTGCACCCCTTGAACGTGGCAGGCACACCCGAGTGTGAACAAAACCTCTGCTGGATGCAGTTCTACATGGGACCAGCTTTATATGGGGCCAACACAGCAGCAGGGGTCAGGTTTCCCCTTCCCATAAGGAGGCATAATGTTGCAGTCATCAGAGCTGTGCCTGTGACGTGACAGTGATGTGCCAGGCACTGGCTCAGGCTAAGCAATGTCCCAAGTGCTGCAGGAAAATTCCCTGGAGGAGACGAAGCCCTGAGGGGGTTGTCATCACTCTCCAGGCTGGTGCCCTGTGAGGACAACCCCCCTTTGTCCCACCAAAGCCTCATGGAGGCCAATGCCCTCTACGCTTGGGCTCTCACAGGCGAatggaagggggaggcaggatcCCGATCTCCTCCCTCAGGGACTCCACCGTCTGCTCCCAGCGGCGCTCATAGTAAATGTTCAGGATGCAGTTGGCACGGAGCCCACTCTGCACAGCCCAGGGGATGAGCTCCGTGGTCAAGACCTGCAGCTTTCTGGAAAAGGACAGAAATGGTTTCATTCCCTGCTCTGGGGACATTGCCCAGGTGCCAGAGGGCACTGACACTGCCTGCTCCACAGGTCCCAGCATGGTAGCTGCATCAAGCAGTTCAGTCTCTCAACAGGAAGGGCTTCACTCCGGATCCCCTCAGCTACCTCACAAGGAACCTTACAAAAGGCCATGCCAGTACAGGCAGGCAGGACAGTTATACTCCTTTGCAAGGCTGGAGTAAAGCATTCACCACAGCGTAGCCAATGCCGCTGGAACCAGCTCATCCATCTGCTCAACCCTGCAGCAAGCAGAAGCTAAGCCTTAGTAGTGACACACCCACTTCCGCTCAGGGACAAATCACCCTGGCTTAGGTCCACTTCCATGGGATAATAGCAACTATACAGAACACAGATCAGCTGATGCAGACTCATAGATAGCGAGCTGTTCCCTCCTTCCAAGCAGTGTCATTGTTTGTCTGTTTACACTCTCAGCGGATCAATGACAAAGGCAGAAATAGGACCCAGGGCTCCCGATTTTATGAGGCCTGCTCTAACCCACTTGACTGTGCTGCCCACCCACAACCAGGTGGGCTATGGAAGAGAAAGACTGCAGGCTGTACAGAAGTCTACAGGCTGCTCAACCTACCGGGCTTTGAGACGAATGGGGCCAAACACTGCTCCAAGAGCGCACATGGGCAGGCCGGTCTGAACAGCTTCGAACCACTTCACCACGACCTCACCTAGAGGACACAGGAAAGTGAGTCAGCAGGTGCCAAGCCCCATATTGGGAGTGTGTGACAGAGCAGCCCAGGGGAGGTAGCAGGATCCCTGGCAGCTGCAAATAGTTGAAGCTGCTCTGTCTGAGCAAggcctggcagtggggatgggctCTGGAAGGAGGGTTTGAGCATCATTAAGGGGACACTGCCAGACCAATTTACGTTTCTGCATAACACGGGCCACAGCCTATCACTGTCACAGGACTTGCTGCACTTCTGTTCCAGGACAGTCTGTCTAGATGCTTCCCACAGGCACTGGCCATCAGGGGGTTAACTGTCTCCAGTGGTGGAATTCCACcattctcctgctccctgcccaggaccTGGGCTCTGCAAATCTGCCCTGAGCCAGTCGCTGTGGTTTGCTCCTGCAGGTTGGTACATATGCCCCAAGCTGCTGGCCCTGTGTTGCATTACAGCAACACCCAAGTCTTACACAGCACCTTGCATCATCAGAGCTTAAGGTGCTTTGCAAAGAAGATCAGTATTGTCATGCCCGTTTTACCAAGGGGGAAACCTAGGCACAGagcagtgaagtgacttgccaaaggacacccagcagggaagcagcagagctacAACCAGAAccagaagcccccccccccccccccccaagtccaaGCCCTGTGCTCTCATAGCTTCACAATGTCTCATCTGGTGTAAAACAATGAGAATTAAAAGTGTGGGTCAAATAGGGGGTGTCTTGGCCTTCCCCAAGACTCAGGGTCCTGGGGCCTGCAGGCCCCCAGAGCCTTGTTCAGCTAACAGCAGGGCTCTGACTTCAGCCTGCTGTTTGTTACTCAGCCACATGCTTGTTGGGAGGAACAGACCTGGCCAACTGCCAGCAGAACTCTaaccctccccaccttcccctttgacacagatccagcccacaatTACTCAGAGCTCCCTCTGACTCACACCTTTCTCCTACGGATCCATTTCATCATCAGCCCTTAATAGCAGCACCTTCCCACTCAGCCACCACCATCTCATCACCCATGCCAGGGCTCAGCAGGGTAAAGGTGACAGGCCCTAAGGGCTGGAGGGATCTTTACCTCATCCGTGGCACAGATGGAGCCTGGGCAGTGGCACAGTCCCGCAAGCTGCTGCACCAGTGGCTGTGAGCCCTGCCCTGACTGTCAGCCTCAGGCAGTCACTGGCCCACAAAGCAGTCAAACTGCAGAAACAGGCTTTGCTATGGGGACACCAGGCCTGAGATCCAGCTGCCTTACTGCACCCAACTAGGTTCTAGATGGCAGCACCTCTTGGTCTCAGCCAGTCTGGGCTCACCCAGCATGTTGGTGGGCATGCCCAGGAGAGTATGCATCAGGTCGTGGACTTCCCGGTACCGCTGGATCACGTAAGCCAGCTCCTCATCATCAACGAATTTGGCCGGCATCCTTGTATCTGGAGAAACCCTCTGCAAACAGAACAGCCGGCTGGGAATCAGTGCCTCTTACAAACAGCATAATAATGATGGTCCCCAGCTTAGAGAGCGCTCTCTTCAGCCGACTTCAAAGCACAGTACCAACAGGGTCAGTGCAGCTGCCCTCATTTCatgcatggggaaactgaggctcagaaagGGGAGGTGTCTACCCAAGGCCATACAgaaggccagtggcagagctgggaacagaccCCAGCTCCTGAATATCAGCGCGGTGCCCATTCCTTTGGGACTCTCCAAACCCGCTGTCTTCTTCACTACACTACTTAGCACCTCCTTCTGGAGCCCTTGTAGAGGGCCAGGCCCTAAGATAGACTACAGCCATtcaccactccccacctccccctggggCCTGCTCCAGGCTGCTCCACACCACACTCACGTTGTCTTCTAAAAACCGCATGTATTCCCGACCAAATGTCCCATCCGGCAGCCCCCGGAGCCCCGCCACATCCAGGGTGGACAGCCGGATCCGTGGCCGCTCTCTGCAAGGGAAATGGGCCAAGACACCCCTTGAAGGAACAGACTGCTGGGAGAAGCTGATGTAACTGGGGCctgtgcagcagcattgctggAAGCACCACCTAGACCCTGGcatttggctgctgcttttcacTGCCCGAATAACCATCTATCCCCTGTGGTGGGAGGTCAACCATCAGCTCCACCTCACTTCTGTGGAGCTTGGGTGCAGAGAGCTTAAGACTCTGCCTGAGGCCATGAGCCTTGTCATCAGGCTTGATGCCCAGCTGCAGTTTTTCAGCCCTAATAGTTGGTACATGTGCTGTGGGAGCACCCAGTGGCCTCAATCAGCATCAGGGTCATGCTGCTCTGGGTGTCACAAACCTAGCCCTCGCTTCCAGCGTAATTAAAATACCATGTGAAGAACAAGCGTAACAAACActcaggaggggcagggaaggggggacaAACATGCAGGAGGAATAACAAGCATTTGGCCCTTGAAGCAAGGTGACTGCAGAAATCCCTCCTGGCTTTTAGCCTCACTCACAGCAGTTTCCTGCAGGCACCAGGGCAGAAATGGCTCTGGAGGAGGGTGCTCAAACCACTTAGGGAGGGTGTTTTCAGGTAAGGTGCTTGTGGGAGAAGCACACGACTATGTGATCAAGGCTGTGGTACAATAAgatctgctgctctcctgccctgctctggcggGGAGGTCACAGACGCGTGCTCCAGCACTCCTTGAAGAAGGAGGTTTGCCAGTAagagcagcagcaaaactggaatgAGAGAGGCGGGAAGGAGCAAAGGCTGTGCATTACTAGGAGCCCAATTTACTGTTAATGTCTGTGTCTTTGCCAAGAAGGCTCTTACAGATGTCAGGGAGCAGAAGAACCCCGGGGAATTCAAAACTACCCATCCTGCCTCTTCAAGGACAAGTGCTGCCGCACCGGACactgccccaccagcccagcGGCCTCCCAAACgcgcctccctccctgccacggGCTGCGCAAGAGAGAGGAAAACGCACCGCAGGATCTGATACCCCTCGGCATCGTGTCTCATCTTGTCCCGCAGCCTCTGCAGGGCAAGGGAGCCGGTTGTCTCGCCAAGAACCGCCACCATAtctgggaaaggagggaagaggcGTCCACGAGAACAGACCAAGGCGGGAGCCAAGGGCAACCGGCGCGGCGGACAAGAGCCCGAGGCCTGGGGGCGGCAGGGCCCACGTAGTCGACACGCGGGTCAGTGCCACGCctgggcacctgctgctgctcgcAGCGTCccggggcagggctccctgctcctcGCCCAGCCTCCAGTGCTGACACCAAGGCCCTCGGGCCTGCCCCGGCCCCCCGCGCCTCCAGGCCGATCGccccggcctgccctgccctgccctgccctgccccggggaGTCTGGCCTTACCATGCCGGTAGGGGTCGCGGAGGGCGGCGAGCGCGGAGCCGGCCGCCAGCAGCGCcttctgcagggggctggtgggcACGTGGCCGGGGTAGAGCGGgcctgcaagggaagggaggcgGCGGCTGGCGGcggagcagcccagggcagggggcgaGGAGCCGGCCCGGCTCTAAGacccggggggaaggggggggcttgCCTGCGAGCCCCGAGCCCCGCAGCAACCCCGCGCAACAGGCGGCCATGTCCGCCCCGGACGGGTGCGCGAAAGGGCCAA
The window above is part of the Alligator mississippiensis isolate rAllMis1 chromosome 12, rAllMis1, whole genome shotgun sequence genome. Proteins encoded here:
- the COQ4 gene encoding ubiquinone biosynthesis protein COQ4 homolog, mitochondrial isoform X2, producing MAACCAGLLRGSGLAGPLYPGHVPTSPLQKALLAAGSALAALRDPYRHGLGLLSAAPVALGSRLGLFSWTPLPSFPRYGGGSWRDNRLPCPAEAAGQDETRCRGVSDPARVSPDTRMPAKFVDDEELAYVIQRYREVHDLMHTLLGMPTNMLGEVVVKWFEAVQTGLPMCALGAVFGPIRLKARKLQVLTTELIPWAVQSGLRANCILNIYYERRWEQTVESLREEIGILPPPSIRL
- the COQ4 gene encoding ubiquinone biosynthesis protein COQ4 homolog, mitochondrial isoform X1, which gives rise to MAACCAGLLRGSGLAGPLYPGHVPTSPLQKALLAAGSALAALRDPYRHDMVAVLGETTGSLALQRLRDKMRHDAEGYQILRERPRIRLSTLDVAGLRGLPDGTFGREYMRFLEDNRVSPDTRMPAKFVDDEELAYVIQRYREVHDLMHTLLGMPTNMLGEVVVKWFEAVQTGLPMCALGAVFGPIRLKARKLQVLTTELIPWAVQSGLRANCILNIYYERRWEQTVESLREEIGILPPPSIRL